The genomic window AAATCGGATAGAGGACTCAAAATCACCTTTTTCGAGTTTATTTCTGTTAATTTTACTCATAACCATCTACTTCCTTAGCAAGAAATTTACCGAATAAAATTAGCCATCGGATTTTTTTAAAACTAAAATAATTGACAAAACACGGCCTTAATTTTTATTGGAGCTTCATAACGCGAATGTCATATCTTTGCACATACCGAGGTTCATCAGCACCATACCGATGGCTTCTATCGGGTATATCCTCACCGGCTTTATACCAAAGCATATCTACATAATGCTCTCATGAAGTTGATAGCAAGAGTTAGCTATGCCCGTTCAGGGTCGTTATCTGCCTTTCATTCAATCATCTCTGTTACAGAATGTATACCCTGTCATTTGATACAGATCAGCGTGACTGCGGTGATTTTCATGATGTGACGTAGAGATATCAGCCCGCGGAGGATCGCAGGTTTGGATGAGTGATTTGAAAACTCCGGGGCCAAGATTTTTGGTGTCTTGGAAGGACATTCGCCCAAGAACTTCTCTTACGTTTCAATAGAAGCCAATGGGGGGATATGGATCAACGCATGGGTTGACCAAGTTGCGGGCACAAAAAAGCCGCTGAAATCAGCGGCTTAATCTAAATTTTTGGCGGAGGGGGAGGGATTCGAACCCTCGAAGCCTTTCGACTTACACACTTTCCAGGCGTGCTCCTTCGACCACTCGGACACCCCTCCGCGTTTTTTGCTCGGTTGTTTAAGGCGTTGCCTTTCTCAACAGAACGGCGCATATTCTATGCCCTAAGTCGCAAAATAGCAACTCTTTTTCAGCCTCAGGTTCAGCCTCAGGTGCTGGCTAGTACAACGTAGCGCCCTGTTGCTTCAAGGCAGAGGGTGTCGCCACAAAAAAGCTGCTGCTTGAGGGTGATACTGCCCTTCCCACGGGTTTGCAGTTTATCGGCCAATAGCTGAGAGCCTGCAGGCTCCTCGGGGGTACATATCATCCGGTAGTCATCGGTGACCGGGGCGATAAAGCGCTGGCTGGCATCGGCGACGACCACATCACGCTGCAAGCCTTGCTGACGCAGAAAGAGTGTTACCCAGCACCAGCCTTGCAGGGTGGCCTGGGCGGTCAGGGCGCCACCAAAGCCGGTGCCTTTGTCGTTCAGGCTGGGCGCGAGCGCTAGCTGCCATATCAGGGCGCCCTCCTCCTCGCTCATCGCTTGAATCCCCAGCGCAGCTACCATAGGGATCGCCTCTTCCAGCCAGCGCTGAAAGTCTAGCAGGTCTTCCGGGCCTTCCGGCAATGGCAGGCGTGGGTGAGCAATGCCAGGCTGACGTTCGGGTCTGCTGGCCATATCAGTCCCAGCGCTCAACAAAGTCACTGGTGCTGTGTTGGGCAACCGGTTTGTGCCGCCCGCCCAGGGTGCCCAGGTAGATAAAGGCAATCACTTGATCCTCCTCCCCCAGATTCAGCCCCTTGCGTACCACAGGATCGAAGGCGTATTTGCCGCTGCGCCACATGGCGCCGTAGCCCAGCGCATGGGCAGCAAGAAGAATACCGTGTGCGGCACAGCCTGCAGAAATTACCTGCTCAATTTTGGGTACCTTGGGGTTATCCGGGATGACCTTGGCGACCATCGCAATCACCATGGGCGCACGGTGCGGCTTCTTGCGAGCAGCGTTGAGGCTGGCATCATCAGCGTTGGGGTCTTCCTGGAAATCCGCTTCTGCGAACAGTTCTCCCAGTCGGTCCAGGCCTTCACCGCTGAACTCAACAAAGCGCCAGGGGCGTAACTCCTTGTGATCCGGCGCGCGCAGGGCGGCTTGATAGATGGTTTCCATCTCTTCAGATGATGGCGCGGGGGCCATCAATTTACCCATCGAACTGCGCTCATGCAGTAGTGTCAGTGCGTCCATTAGTGGCTCCCTGATCGGAAATAACCGAGCTTTTCGAATTCAATACGCTTATTGGCGTGCCAATCGCAGCGGGCGAGGTGGCGCCATGCCGGGGGTTGCCCGCCAGGGGCTGATATCCAGACCGCCTCGGCGCACATAGCGGGCTAGCACCAGCAGTTCGTCCGGAGCGGCGACACGCATCAGGTCAGTAAAGATATGCTCGACGCAGTGCTCATGAAAATCCTGATGCTGACGATAGCCAATAACGTAGCGCAACAGGCTTTCGCGCTCAATCTTACGGCCTTTATAGCGAATCAGCACGCTACCCCAATCAGGCTGGCCGGTTACCGGGCAGTTGGATTTCAGCAGGTGGGAATACAGGGTTTCTTCCACCTGCTCATCGCCAACTTCCAGATGGGTAGCCGAAGGCGTGTAGGCGGCTACCGCAATATCCAGCTCATCCAGGCACTCCCCTGGTAGTGTTTGAGGCGCAAGCTCTGGGCTGTCGACATCAAGCAACTCAACCTTGACTGGGGCACCGGCAGCCTTGGAAAGATCCTCCACCAGACGCTTGCTAACCGCTGCAGAGCTTGCAAAATGGGTCTGGTTAAAGCTGTTGAGATAGAGTTTCCAGGATTTGGATTCAATCAGGTGCGGCGATTCCGCTGGCGACGTAAAGCGCGCCACGGCGACAATCGGCTTGCCACGCTGGTTAAGCCAGCTCATTTCAAAGGCATGCCATTCATCTTCACCGGTAAACGGCAGCGCAGTGTCATCAATGCCCAGAGGAGCACGATTCGCAGCGCGAGCAATGGGATATAAAAGCCCGGCGTCATACTGCTCCGGGTAGTTTGATTCCCGCCCAAGCGGTGCGTTGGCAAGGGTTTCAGGACGATGACTCATGCGCGAATCCCCTTACCGCGTTCCAGCATTTTCAACGCCACCACAAACAGCACCAGTATAAAGCCAAAAATGGCCGCTAACGCCCAGCCAACCGGTATATCCGACACGCCCAGAAAGCCATAGCGGAAGACGTTGACCATATACAGAATCGGGTTGAGCATGGAAACAGCCTGCCAGAAGTCCGGCAGCATGGAAATCGAGTAGAACACACCGCCCAGATAGGTCAGCGGGGTCAGAATAAAGGTTGGCACGATAGAAATATCATCAAATTTGTTGGCCAGCAGCGCATTGATAAAGCCGCCAATCGAGAACAGTGCCGAGGTTAACACCACCACCAGCAGGGTCAGGAAGGGATGCTCCAGGGTGAGACGGGTAAAAAATAGCGACACAAGCGTCACTATCAGGCCAACCCCCAAACCACGGGCCATGCCGCCAAAGATGTAGCCCGACAGAATGACCCAGCTTGGCATCGGCGAGACCATCATTTCTTCCACCGAACGCTGAAACTTGTTCGAGAAGAAACTAGAGGCCACGTTGGAGTAGCTGTTGGTGATCACCGCCATCATGATCAGCCCCGGCACGATGAAATCCATATAAGTAAAGCCATCCATCGCCCCGATCCGCGAACCGATCAGGTTACCGAAGATGATGAAGTACATCGTCATGGTAATGGACGGCGGCAAAAGCGTCTGTGGCCAGATACGGGTAAAGCGCTTGATCTCTTTAAGCACCACCGTCCACAAGGCGACCAGCGTTTGCATTGCATTCATGCGCGCGCCTCCTTAGCCGATGCAGAGCCCTGGTTGGCTGGAATCCCCTCTTCAGCGGCTTTCTGGTCGATGGCGTGATTGCCCGCCTCTACCATGGAGACAAACATTTCTTCCAGACGGTTGGCACGGTTACGCATGGACACCACCTTGATGCCCTGCTGGCTGAGCGCCTCAAACACATCGTTCAATTCCTGCCCACGATGGAACACCAGGGCTAACTGGGTAGGCTCTACCAGGCTCAGCTCAAAGCCTTCCACTTCCGGGGCTTTATCAAGTGGCTGAGTGATATCGAGCAGGAAGGTTTCTGTATTCAGCTCTTTGAGCAAGGCGCGCACGCTGGTATTACGGATAATATCGCCGTGGTTGATGATGGCGATATTACGGCACAGGCTTTCGGCCTCTTCCAGATAGTGTGTGGTGAGAATAATCGTAGTGCCTTCATCGCGGTTGATGCGGCGCAAGTATTCCCACATGCTACGGCGCAGCTCAATGTCCACACCGGCGGTCGGCTCATCCAGAATCAGCAGTTTGGGGCGATGCATAAGCGCCCGGGCAATCATCAGGCGGCGTTTCATCCCGCCAGACAGCATACGGGCGCTGCCGTTGCGCTTGTCCCATAAGCCCAGATCGGTCAGCAGCTTTTCTGCCCTTGGCAGCGCTTCACGGCGAGTCATGCCATAGTAACCCGCCTGAGCCAGCACGATATCAAGCACTTTCTCGAACTGGTTGAAGTTGAATTCCTGCGGTACCACACCCAGCTGATACTTTGCCTTGGCAAAGTCGCGATCTGTATCGATACCGAAAATAGTGATCTTGCCGCTGGTTTTCTGCACTAGCGAACAGACGGCGCCCAAAGTCGTGGATTTGCCCGCGCCGTTAGGCCCCAGCAGGGCGAAGAAATCGCCTTGCTGCACATCAAGATCAATGCCTTTTAAAGCATGAAAGCCGTTGTCGTAGACTTTGGTAAGCCCACGAATCGACAGTGCCGGTTCGGCCATAAATATGTCCTGTCAGCAATGAAAGTAAATAGGAGAGATATAAGGGCGAATCTGCCGTTTTCAAGCTTTTCGGGAATATACAGATGCGTACAGGAGATAACCATTCGATCAACTTTTCGTTGTCAAACAGATCGGAGAAGGAGGAGTGAAACTTGGAGCGGGAAAGGAGATTCGAACTCCCGACCCTCGCCTTGGCAAGGCGATGCTCTACCACTGAGCTATTCCCGCTTGATGTACCGCTAGAACTGATGGCGTCCCATAGGGGGTTCGAACCCCTGTTACCGCCGTGAAAGGGCGGTGTCCTAGGCCACTAGACGAATGGGACTTATTAAATCTTGGAGCGGG from Halomonas sp. CH40 includes these protein-coding regions:
- a CDS encoding YiiD C-terminal domain-containing protein — protein: MASRPERQPGIAHPRLPLPEGPEDLLDFQRWLEEAIPMVAALGIQAMSEEEGALIWQLALAPSLNDKGTGFGGALTAQATLQGWCWVTLFLRQQGLQRDVVVADASQRFIAPVTDDYRMICTPEEPAGSQLLADKLQTRGKGSITLKQQLFCGDTLCLEATGRYVVLAST
- a CDS encoding nitroreductase family protein, yielding MDALTLLHERSSMGKLMAPAPSSEEMETIYQAALRAPDHKELRPWRFVEFSGEGLDRLGELFAEADFQEDPNADDASLNAARKKPHRAPMVIAMVAKVIPDNPKVPKIEQVISAGCAAHGILLAAHALGYGAMWRSGKYAFDPVVRKGLNLGEEDQVIAFIYLGTLGGRHKPVAQHSTSDFVERWD
- the queF gene encoding NADPH-dependent 7-cyano-7-deazaguanine reductase QueF (Catalyzes the NADPH-dependent reduction of 7-cyano-7-deazaguanine (preQ0) to 7-aminomethyl-7-deazaguanine (preQ1) in queuosine biosynthesis): MSHRPETLANAPLGRESNYPEQYDAGLLYPIARAANRAPLGIDDTALPFTGEDEWHAFEMSWLNQRGKPIVAVARFTSPAESPHLIESKSWKLYLNSFNQTHFASSAAVSKRLVEDLSKAAGAPVKVELLDVDSPELAPQTLPGECLDELDIAVAAYTPSATHLEVGDEQVEETLYSHLLKSNCPVTGQPDWGSVLIRYKGRKIERESLLRYVIGYRQHQDFHEHCVEHIFTDLMRVAAPDELLVLARYVRRGGLDISPWRATPGMAPPRPLRLARQ
- a CDS encoding ABC transporter permease, translated to MNAMQTLVALWTVVLKEIKRFTRIWPQTLLPPSITMTMYFIIFGNLIGSRIGAMDGFTYMDFIVPGLIMMAVITNSYSNVASSFFSNKFQRSVEEMMVSPMPSWVILSGYIFGGMARGLGVGLIVTLVSLFFTRLTLEHPFLTLLVVVLTSALFSIGGFINALLANKFDDISIVPTFILTPLTYLGGVFYSISMLPDFWQAVSMLNPILYMVNVFRYGFLGVSDIPVGWALAAIFGFILVLFVVALKMLERGKGIRA
- a CDS encoding ABC transporter ATP-binding protein; amino-acid sequence: MAEPALSIRGLTKVYDNGFHALKGIDLDVQQGDFFALLGPNGAGKSTTLGAVCSLVQKTSGKITIFGIDTDRDFAKAKYQLGVVPQEFNFNQFEKVLDIVLAQAGYYGMTRREALPRAEKLLTDLGLWDKRNGSARMLSGGMKRRLMIARALMHRPKLLILDEPTAGVDIELRRSMWEYLRRINRDEGTTIILTTHYLEEAESLCRNIAIINHGDIIRNTSVRALLKELNTETFLLDITQPLDKAPEVEGFELSLVEPTQLALVFHRGQELNDVFEALSQQGIKVVSMRNRANRLEEMFVSMVEAGNHAIDQKAAEEGIPANQGSASAKEARA